The following are encoded in a window of Campylobacterota bacterium genomic DNA:
- a CDS encoding GIY-YIG nuclease family protein has translation MSYSTYIMTNKPRGVLYIGVTSNLAQRVLQHKQKKIDGFTQQYNISQLVWVQTSYSIREAITLEKRLKKWNRQWKIELIESKNPNWHDLSQVLFNID, from the coding sequence ATGTCGTACAGTACATACATAATGACTAATAAGCCTAGAGGCGTTTTATATATAGGCGTTACGAGTAATCTTGCACAAAGAGTTTTACAACATAAACAGAAAAAGATAGATGGTTTTACACAACAATATAACATCTCTCAACTTGTGTGGGTTCAAACTAGTTACTCAATTCGAGAAGCTATTACGCTTGAGAAACGCTTAAAGAAGTGGAACAGACAGTGGAAAATAGAGTTGATAGAATCAAAGAATCCCAACTGGCATGATCTATCTCAGGTCTTGTTTAATATTGATTAA
- the uppS gene encoding di-trans,poly-cis-decaprenylcistransferase, which produces MQHIAIIPDGNRRWAQAHKLKSIMGHKRGTEAIQAAVNVCIKYNIRYLSLYTFSLENFNRSESEKDYLFKLLADFAREKLPQLIKDGIRVRIIGDQSYFPESLKQTLADLEKKTAHLDTLQFNMLFCYGAKHEIVQAAKKLAQQVKDGVISVDDITQESFSNELWTAGIPDPDLIIRTGDVLRLSNFLLYQAAYTEFSFLPCYWPDVNEEVLEHCLEKFGTIKRNFGT; this is translated from the coding sequence ATGCAACATATCGCAATTATTCCAGACGGAAACAGACGCTGGGCTCAGGCACATAAGCTCAAAAGCATCATGGGGCACAAACGTGGCACTGAGGCTATCCAGGCCGCTGTCAATGTCTGTATAAAATATAACATCAGGTATCTTTCACTTTATACGTTTTCGCTTGAAAATTTCAATCGAAGTGAAAGCGAAAAAGACTATTTGTTCAAACTTCTTGCAGACTTTGCTCGGGAAAAGTTACCACAGTTGATCAAAGACGGTATTAGAGTTCGCATCATTGGCGACCAGTCATATTTTCCTGAAAGCCTTAAGCAAACGCTTGCGGATCTTGAAAAAAAAACGGCGCACCTAGACACGCTTCAATTTAACATGCTCTTTTGTTACGGAGCAAAACATGAGATCGTTCAAGCAGCAAAAAAATTAGCACAACAAGTAAAAGACGGCGTCATCAGTGTCGATGATATCACTCAAGAAAGCTTTAGCAATGAGCTCTGGACTGCAGGCATTCCTGATCCAGACCTGATCATTCGTACGGGTGACGTACTCAGACTCAGTAACTTCTTGCTCTACCAGGCAGCATACACTGAGTTTTCATTTTTGCCATGCTACTGGCCGGATGTAAATGAAGAAGTTCTTGAACATTGTCTTGAAAAATTTGGTACCATAAAAAGAAATTTTGGCACATAA
- a CDS encoding DEAD/DEAH box helicase family protein, with protein MKFFNTAGPINPDKHYFVPDRFNDTQVRQLIDQEKYFILHAPRQSGKTTGMVQFVKELNQQGKYKALYVNIEAAQAARSDVEQAMFTIMRAIKNAISLYFGQQDVGYLHLEERTKTSDMISGNNLADFLQFWSANSDKPIVLFIDEIDSLVGDTLISVLRQLRAGYASRPDFFPQAVCLVGVRDVRDYRIWSDSAQATVLGGSAFNIKAKSLTLENFSLAQTRYLLCQHTHETGQKFTDDAIEYVQYLTQGQPWLVNALAYQACFEDVTDHTQTITKEIIDRSKEQLIKQRDTHIDQLVDKLREPRVRAIMDALLAGLGGEQDFPTDDLQYVRDLGLISQRGISIANPIYQEIVPRELSYTKQEALLSQPMWYINDDGSLNMAAMLEGFTQFYRENSQVWLERFAYKEAGPHILLLAYLQRVVNGGGTIHREYALGRGRLDILVCWKAQRIVIELKVARNPNTIPDGLAQTAEYMDANNATEGHLVVFDRSDDKSWDDKIFMRTEHQGKWTIHVWGL; from the coding sequence ATGAAATTTTTCAATACCGCAGGCCCAATTAATCCAGACAAACATTATTTTGTACCTGATAGATTTAACGACACACAGGTGCGTCAACTCATTGACCAAGAAAAGTACTTTATCTTGCATGCACCGCGCCAAAGTGGTAAAACCACGGGTATGGTCCAATTTGTCAAAGAATTGAACCAGCAGGGCAAATACAAAGCGCTTTACGTCAACATTGAAGCCGCGCAGGCCGCGCGCAGTGACGTTGAACAAGCGATGTTTACCATCATGCGTGCTATTAAAAATGCTATCAGTCTCTATTTTGGCCAACAAGATGTTGGCTATCTCCACCTGGAAGAGAGAACAAAAACCTCTGATATGATCTCGGGTAATAATCTTGCAGACTTTTTACAATTTTGGTCAGCCAACTCAGACAAACCAATTGTGCTATTTATTGACGAAATCGACTCTCTGGTTGGCGATACACTCATTTCCGTGTTGCGTCAGCTGCGTGCTGGCTATGCAAGCAGACCAGACTTTTTCCCTCAGGCTGTGTGTTTGGTGGGTGTGCGTGATGTGCGCGACTACCGCATTTGGTCTGACAGTGCACAGGCAACGGTGCTGGGTGGTAGTGCATTTAACATCAAAGCAAAGAGTTTAACGCTTGAAAATTTTAGCCTAGCCCAAACGCGCTACTTGCTCTGCCAGCACACGCACGAAACGGGACAAAAATTTACTGATGATGCAATTGAGTATGTGCAATACCTGACGCAAGGTCAGCCATGGCTTGTTAACGCTTTGGCCTATCAAGCTTGCTTTGAAGATGTTACAGATCACACGCAAACAATTACCAAAGAGATTATTGATCGGTCAAAAGAGCAACTCATTAAACAGCGAGATACACATATTGACCAACTGGTTGATAAATTGCGCGAGCCTCGTGTGCGGGCAATCATGGATGCGTTGCTTGCAGGCCTTGGTGGTGAGCAAGACTTTCCGACCGATGATTTGCAATATGTCAGAGATTTAGGCCTTATCAGTCAGCGTGGTATCTCAATTGCCAACCCAATTTACCAAGAAATTGTTCCTCGCGAGCTTAGCTACACAAAACAAGAAGCACTGCTCTCTCAACCTATGTGGTACATTAATGATGATGGTTCGCTGAATATGGCAGCAATGCTTGAAGGTTTTACACAATTTTACCGTGAAAACTCACAAGTTTGGTTAGAACGTTTTGCCTACAAAGAAGCCGGCCCGCACATCCTGCTTTTGGCTTATTTACAGCGAGTGGTCAACGGTGGTGGCACTATTCACCGTGAATATGCCCTTGGCCGAGGACGGCTTGATATTTTAGTTTGCTGGAAGGCTCAACGCATTGTTATTGAGCTCAAGGTTGCGCGCAATCCAAATACGATTCCTGACGGCCTGGCACAAACAGCCGAGTACATGGACGCCAACAATGCAACCGAAGGACACTTGGTGGTTTTTGACCGCAGTGATGACAAAAGCTGGGATGACAAAATTTTTATGCGAACCGAACATCAGGGAAAATGGACCATCCACGTGTGGGGATTGTAG
- a CDS encoding NAD(P)-dependent glycerol-3-phosphate dehydrogenase, whose amino-acid sequence MSSKKITILGAGAWGTAIASILAHNGYEPLLWCYESVVCDQVNREQCNATYFPGFKLSQTVKATTDLSKAFAHSSWIFEAVPVKCLRSVLKQANEHNTPQHRWVLLSKGIEQETLALPSQILQQELGQNIPFAVLAGPNFADELAQHVVTATTVASQDQALLAQICALLKNDFFKPYLSADPIGVQVGGAIKNVLALLTGIAQTAGYKDNTTAFLLTRGLHEIGIIAQHYGGQHETVYGLSGLGDMILSSLGGLSKNLKAGRLVGQGLTIDQLGEHFPTLPEGINTVQSVHQLATKHNLDLPVCINTYHCAFQGLTFQEFLQRLVMHDENEEYSGDGGASKQCCEKSNSAVM is encoded by the coding sequence ATGAGTTCTAAAAAAATTACCATTTTGGGAGCTGGAGCATGGGGTACAGCAATTGCAAGTATACTTGCTCATAACGGCTATGAACCGCTGCTCTGGTGTTATGAAAGCGTTGTGTGTGACCAGGTCAATCGGGAGCAATGTAACGCAACATATTTCCCCGGCTTCAAACTTTCCCAAACAGTAAAAGCAACAACCGACTTGTCTAAAGCATTTGCACACAGCTCATGGATTTTTGAAGCTGTTCCCGTTAAATGTCTGCGCAGCGTACTCAAGCAAGCAAATGAGCATAATACCCCACAACACCGGTGGGTGCTGCTCAGCAAAGGTATTGAGCAAGAGACACTCGCGCTGCCAAGCCAAATATTGCAACAAGAGCTGGGACAAAATATTCCGTTTGCAGTGCTTGCTGGGCCTAATTTTGCCGACGAGCTTGCACAACATGTCGTTACCGCAACAACTGTTGCAAGTCAGGACCAAGCCTTGCTTGCTCAAATTTGTGCGTTACTTAAAAATGATTTTTTCAAACCATACCTCAGCGCTGACCCCATCGGGGTACAGGTTGGCGGTGCAATCAAAAATGTTTTAGCCTTACTGACAGGCATTGCTCAAACCGCTGGTTACAAAGATAATACCACAGCATTTTTACTCACCCGTGGCCTACATGAAATTGGTATCATCGCTCAACACTACGGTGGTCAACACGAAACGGTCTACGGACTCTCCGGACTTGGTGATATGATTCTTTCATCACTAGGCGGATTAAGCAAAAACTTAAAAGCTGGCCGCTTGGTTGGGCAAGGCCTGACTATTGATCAACTCGGTGAGCATTTTCCAACGTTACCAGAGGGCATTAACACAGTGCAGTCAGTTCATCAACTTGCAACAAAGCACAATCTGGATTTACCGGTTTGCATCAACACGTACCACTGTGCTTTTCAAGGTCTGACCTTTCAAGAATTTTTACAGCGCCTGGTCATGCACGATGAAAATGAGGAATATTCGGGTGATGGTGGCGCTTCCAAGCAATGTTGTGAGAAAAGCAATAGCGCCGTAATGTAA